A segment of the Tissierella sp. genome:
CAGAGGGAACATTGACCTATAGTATATTATTAGGAATATTTATAGCTACAGTCATTTCAGTATTTTTAATATACTTAATTCAAATCAGAAGAAGATCTAGAAGGATTGCCTTATTAAAGGCTATTGGTGCAACTAATAATCAAATAGCAAAACTCATATTATGGGAAGTAATTAATCTGCTTATTATAATAATTCCTATAGGTATAGTTGCTGGAATGGGATTAGGAAAAGTTGCCCTAGGAATAGTGAACAAATACGGAAAGACTGAGTTAAACTATCATATTGATTATATATTAATGTTTCTAGGTATATTGGTCGGGTGTATAGCAGTACTTATAGGTATCTTAGCTCCAATGATACTATCTATGAAGATTCCACTAACAGGGACTATAGCACAACCACCTAAGAGAAAAAAGACTTTAAAAGCTAGACTAGAGAAAATTTTTAATAAGAAGAAAATCAATAGAGTAAGGAAAGAAGCAGACTTAAATATACAGATACAAAGTTTTACAAGGATTTCATTAAAGAACATTAAGTATAATAAGCGTAAATATTTAATGGCACTTGGCTTATATACCATTACTATATCTGTCTTATTAGGCTCTCTTTTTAGTTCCTATTTATCCTTTGCTTTTTATAGAGATAATATAATAGTTACTGGGAAACCATCTTATGGATTTGAAGTGAATTATGGGTTGCCTCAAGAAGATATAGATAAGTATACAAAAGAGCTTAAGTTAATAGATGGAGTAACTAATGTTGATACTTACAAGGGTGGAGTAGGTGCTTACTTGTGGTATGAAGGAATTGAACAAAATAGACTTCATTATATATTTAAGTTTTTATTACCTTCTCATTTGACTAGGGAGCATTACGGGAGAAAAAATTCTATATATAAAAGTTATAATGCAGAATATCTTATGGATGAAGGAGTTGTAAGTAATATATATGGAATTGATGTAGATACTGAAATCTATAGGAAATTTGAAAAGGCTATAACTAAAGGAAGTTTAGATAAAGATAGATTTGAAGCTGGAAAAGAAGTCCTTATATTATCTCCAATTTATAATAGGATAGTAGAAAATTCTAATAAAGGCAATTCTAATAAAGACAATTCTAATAAAGACAATAATGATGAGACCATTCTGATGGATACAAAGCAAAGTAATAGAATGAAGATACTACTAAAGCATAATAAGCTTTATGATATTAGCTATGATTTCCGAAAAAGCGAGGGTTATTCACAGGACAATAGTATAGGAATTGCTGACACCATATATATTACAATACCATATGAATCAATTGGAGAATCTATTTCAAGTAAATATGTCGAAAGTTTTGATCTAAAAGTAGGGGCAATTATTCACTACTTTCCAGAAGAGGGTATATGGCCTTTTTCAGAGACTATTGAAAATCCAGTAGTAGTGGGTTCCTATAAACTAATAGAGAGATTATACCCATCTACTATTAAAAGTAGGTATGCAAAGAGTAAAATTAGTATGTTAGATTTAATACAGTGGAGGATGCCTACTATGTATGGGAAGTCATGGGTTTTTATTGAAACCGATAAAAGTTCATTTAAAACTGAATCATTGACGATTATGAATGAAATGGCGAAGGAAGGTGGATTTAAGTTACATGAATATAAAGAGGGTAATGATTTTGCATTAAAAACTGCCCTTAATTCAGCCACTATCCCACTAATGCTAGGACTTGTAGTTGCATTGATTAATATCATCATACTTTACAATACATCCAAATCAAAACTGGAACAGGAAAGAGATAGGATTGGTATTTTGCAGGCATTGGGAGTTACAAAGGAAGAATTTAAGAAACTATATTTAATACTAGGAGCTCTCTATGGTTTAATCTCATTGATAGTATTCCATATGGCCTTAGCTTTTACTATATCATTTACTTCCATAGGAAAGAGTGCTTTTATATCCATGAGTCTAGGAAAATATATTAACTATATTTTAAGTAAGGCCATTTGGCTATATCCTTGGCCAATTCATATAATAATATGTATTATATTCTTTGCAACAACTACATTGACTTACTATTTGCCACTTAGAAAAATAATAGATAATCAAGCTATAGAGAATATCAGAAGTTTAGTAAGATAGAGGGCCTATAGATATCAGGAAAAGGAGAGTAAGTTTTATGAGAAAAATAATATTAATAATTGCTTTAAGTCTTTTCTTAGTAGCTTGTAATTCTACAAATCTAGAGCAAAGCGTGATTGAATCATCAGAAGAGGAAATTATAAGTGATTATATTTTCTATAAGGTTGAAGATAAAGTTGCAAATGATAATGAATTTAATGCTGGGTCAAAAATAGATGAATTAAATCTTACAGACGATAATATAGAAAATCTAAAGATTATAGGTAAGATTTGGGGTTTTTTGAAGTACTATCATCCTTATGTGGCTAAGGGAGAATATAACTGGGATTATGAATTGTTTAGGGTATTGCCTATGATTCTAGAAGTGGAAAAGCCAGAAGAGAGAGATAGTATATTATTATCTTGGATAGCTAGCCTAGGAGAATATGAAGCTGGTAATTTCCCATTAAAAAATGAGTCAGAAATAAAAAAAGATGTAGATTTTAAATGGATTGAGGATTTTAATCTAAGTCAAGAATTAGTATCACAGCTTACGCATATAAAGAATGCTAGAAGGAGATTAAATAACAAATATGTCAATATAAATAGTCAGAATCTAGTTCCAATTTTTTCAAATGAAAAATCCTATGCAATTATGAGATATCCAGATACTGGATACCGTCTATTATCCTTGTATCGATATTGGAATATAATTGAATACTACTATCCTTATAAGTATTTGATAGAAGAGGACTGGAACAATGTATTAGAAGAATTCATACCTAAGTTCATAAAGGCTTCAGACGAATTAGACTATCAACTTGTTTCTTTAGAGTTAATTACTAGAATAAATGATTCAAATGCTGGGATAGAAGATAGTAAGGCATTGGAAAATCATTTGGGAGTAAATTACCCACCTATAAAAGTTACTTTTGTAGAAGGTAACTTAATAGTAACAGGTTATTATGACAAAGAACTGGGTGAAGAGTCTGGACTTAAACTTGGAGATATAATAAGTAAAATAAGTAACAAGACTGTAGAAGAAATAGTTGTTGAAATGGAGCCCTATATTCCTGCATCAAATTATCCTAGTAAACTTTCAAAAATATCAAAAGATATTTTAAGAACTAATGAGGACTCTTTAAGTATTGAATTTATTCGTGATGATGAAAATTATCTACTGGAATTGGCTTGTTATAAACAGGGAAGTATAAATAGTAAAAAATCTGACTATATTGGATATTCAGATTCCTATTATAAAGATATAGATTCTGATATTGGATACATGAACATTGGCTTGTTTAGAAGTCAAAATGAAGGAGAGTTTATATATAGAACATATAATAAAAAGGGAATAATAGTTGACTTAAGATCTTATTCTTTGGCCTCATATAATGAGATCTTAGGTAGTTATTTCTTGGAAGAAAGCACAGAATATGCTAACTTTACGAAAACTAGCCTTGAAGACCCTGGTGTCTTCAGTTTCCAAGATGTTAATGAAAGAATAAGAGTTACTAGTAGAACTCATTATCAAGGGAAGCTTGTTCTAATTATTAATGAAGAAACTCAAGGTCAATTTGAACTTGCTACTATGCTTTTTAAAACATCTCCTAATACAATAGTAATTGGTAGCAATTCAGCCGGTTCAAATGGTGAGATAAGTAGTCTATATCTTCCAGGGTATATCAGAACGCAAATACCTGGCCTTGGAGTATATTATCTTGACGGTGGTGAAATACAGAGAATAGGTATAGAGCCTGATATAGTCATACATCCAACCATTGAAGCTATAAAAGAAGGTAGAGATGAATTGCTTGAAAAGGCTATCGAGATCATTCATCAGGGGGAATAAATATGCTAGAAAAAATTGCTTTATCTAACTAGATAATCAACCAATTGATAATATTAGAAGTCTAGGAAGATAGGACTTAAAATAAAACTGGTATACCTTTAATTAGGCTATACCAGTTTTTTCTAAAATATAAAACATATTAATTTGATTTATAAGGAAAGTATGATAAAATGAATTCTGTTAAAGATATATGTAAGAATCTTTAATATGTAAGAATTTGAAAAATGAAAGGATTTGTTGTATGAAG
Coding sequences within it:
- a CDS encoding ABC transporter permease — encoded protein: MLRKIALSSMKGRKKDTIILSSVIILSFLFIAITTILHSSSEVTKYEQKVAMFGEWDFSYYNTDQDIETSLLELDDVDKLGVSRIIGKTANCGVLGTINEELIDIGAFQLHEGRMPEAVDEIALEFSQLKEFPEDIKVGDTIRVRIDFPFIERDRQTVTTGQNDRILAEIEELIEDRIIKVTNIEKIFANNVYQIERNIQSLESYNGTEISSLTSYIYKFLRLNENEEYDPTAYFDDVPRYGGILNRRYSISRNMVITGIIQTYSDLWDRNNNTLPNSFITEETGRKFIEDGYLMSKVIKTGMYKTPYNLFIDTKLKVENFSNKYLDKFENLRINTYLHSDTEDSTEGTLTYSILLGIFIATVISVFLIYLIQIRRRSRRIALLKAIGATNNQIAKLILWEVINLLIIIIPIGIVAGMGLGKVALGIVNKYGKTELNYHIDYILMFLGILVGCIAVLIGILAPMILSMKIPLTGTIAQPPKRKKTLKARLEKIFNKKKINRVRKEADLNIQIQSFTRISLKNIKYNKRKYLMALGLYTITISVLLGSLFSSYLSFAFYRDNIIVTGKPSYGFEVNYGLPQEDIDKYTKELKLIDGVTNVDTYKGGVGAYLWYEGIEQNRLHYIFKFLLPSHLTREHYGRKNSIYKSYNAEYLMDEGVVSNIYGIDVDTEIYRKFEKAITKGSLDKDRFEAGKEVLILSPIYNRIVENSNKGNSNKDNSNKDNNDETILMDTKQSNRMKILLKHNKLYDISYDFRKSEGYSQDNSIGIADTIYITIPYESIGESISSKYVESFDLKVGAIIHYFPEEGIWPFSETIENPVVVGSYKLIERLYPSTIKSRYAKSKISMLDLIQWRMPTMYGKSWVFIETDKSSFKTESLTIMNEMAKEGGFKLHEYKEGNDFALKTALNSATIPLMLGLVVALINIIILYNTSKSKLEQERDRIGILQALGVTKEEFKKLYLILGALYGLISLIVFHMALAFTISFTSIGKSAFISMSLGKYINYILSKAIWLYPWPIHIIICIIFFATTTLTYYLPLRKIIDNQAIENIRSLVR
- a CDS encoding S41 family peptidase; amino-acid sequence: MRKIILIIALSLFLVACNSTNLEQSVIESSEEEIISDYIFYKVEDKVANDNEFNAGSKIDELNLTDDNIENLKIIGKIWGFLKYYHPYVAKGEYNWDYELFRVLPMILEVEKPEERDSILLSWIASLGEYEAGNFPLKNESEIKKDVDFKWIEDFNLSQELVSQLTHIKNARRRLNNKYVNINSQNLVPIFSNEKSYAIMRYPDTGYRLLSLYRYWNIIEYYYPYKYLIEEDWNNVLEEFIPKFIKASDELDYQLVSLELITRINDSNAGIEDSKALENHLGVNYPPIKVTFVEGNLIVTGYYDKELGEESGLKLGDIISKISNKTVEEIVVEMEPYIPASNYPSKLSKISKDILRTNEDSLSIEFIRDDENYLLELACYKQGSINSKKSDYIGYSDSYYKDIDSDIGYMNIGLFRSQNEGEFIYRTYNKKGIIVDLRSYSLASYNEILGSYFLEESTEYANFTKTSLEDPGVFSFQDVNERIRVTSRTHYQGKLVLIINEETQGQFELATMLFKTSPNTIVIGSNSAGSNGEISSLYLPGYIRTQIPGLGVYYLDGGEIQRIGIEPDIVIHPTIEAIKEGRDELLEKAIEIIHQGE